A genomic segment from Glycine max cultivar Williams 82 chromosome 1, Glycine_max_v4.0, whole genome shotgun sequence encodes:
- the LOC100816190 gene encoding probable pectinesterase 68, which produces MTSSSLLVSLQVALAIFACIFHAATVTCKPHHRDRTLKIFSSTSNSSKSSHHWIGPIGHRKITVDINGGGHYRSVQDAVNAVPDNNRRNVLIQINAGCYKEKVVVPVTKPYITFEGAGKEVTVIEWHDRASDPGPSGQQLRTYRTASVTVFASYFSARNISFKNTAPAPMPGMQGWQAVAFRISGDKAYFSGCGFYGAQDTLCDDAGRHYFKECYIEGSIDFIFGNGRSMYKDCELHSIATRFGSIAAHDRKQPEEKTGFAFVRCKVTGTGPLYVGRAMGQYSRIVYSYTYFDDIVAHGGWDDWDHAHNKNKTVFFGVYKCWGPGAEAVRGVSWARDLDFEAAHPFIRKSFVNGRHWIAPSDA; this is translated from the exons ATGACTTCTTCTTCACTCTTGGTGTCACTGCAAGTAGCGCTTGCGATTTTCGCTTGCATATTCCATGCAGCAACAGTGACATGTAAACCCCACCACCGCGACCGTACCTTAAAAATATTCTCTTCTACGAGCAACTCCTCAAAGAGTAGCCACCATTGGATCGGACCCATTGGTCACCGTAAAATCACCGTTGACATTAACGGCGGTGGCCACTACCGGTCCGTCCAAGACGCCGTCAATGCCGTCCCCGACAACAACCGAAGGAATGTCCTTATTCAAATCAACGCCGGATGCTACaa AGAAAAGGTAGTTGTGCCCGTGACGAAGCCGTACATAACTTTTGAGGGCGCGGGTAAAGAAGTGACGGTGATAGAATGGCATGATCGAGCAAGTGACCCTGGTCCTAGCGGACAGCAATTGCGTACTTACAGAACCGCTTCTGTTACTGTTTTTGCCAGCTATTTTTCTGCCAGGAACATCAGCTTCAAG AACACAGCACCTGCACCAATGCCGGGGATGCAGGGATGGCAAGCGGTGGCGTTTCGCATATCCGGCGACAAAGCATACTTCTCCGGATGCGGTTTCTACGGTGCACAAGACACCCTTTGCGACGATGCAGGCAGACATTACTTCAAGGAATGCTACATTGAAGGATCCATCGATTTCATTTTTGGCAATGGCAGGTCCATGTACAAG GATTGCGAGCTGCACTCAATAGCAACGAGGTTCGGTTCCATAGCGGCCCACGATAGGAAACAGCCAGAAGAGAAGACAGGGTTCGCATTCGTACGATGCAAGGTGACAGGAACGGGTCCGCTATATGTGGGACGAGCAATGGGACAGTATTCGAGAATTGTCTACTCCTACACATATTTCGATGATATTGTTGCACATGGCGGTTGGGATGATTGGGACCATGCCCACAATAAGAACAA GACTGTGTTCTTCGGAGTGTACAAGTGTTGGGGACCAGGAGCAGAGGCTGTACGTGGGGTCTCATGGGCCCGAGACTTAGATTTCGAAGCTGCCCATCCATTTATCAGGAAGAGTTTCGTCAATGGGAGACACTGGATCGCGCCATCAGATGCTTAA
- the LOC100795588 gene encoding protein transport protein SEC16B homolog, which produces MASNPPFHMEDQTDEDFFDKLVEDDMEPVKSGHDEGDDSDEAKAFANLGINDVDAAESGIEVKGEYGTVESDAGLEQEGNLLPSSSSVGFDNKVGPGEDGIGVGSEVTSASAVGTSDKVSSSEVKEVGWNSFHADLNGGGGFGSYSDFFSELGDQSGDFLGNVYDNLSSEVKPGNEVQNDGSNALSNYVQYHEGQGYDGSLESHTNRLGDGLNASANHVQYQEGETYVASSEEHPNGQDLSSSQYWEDLYPGWKYDHNTGQWYQIDGYIVTSTTQQSSEANTAADLSAASDGKTEISYMQQTAQSVAGTLAESGTTKNVSSWSQVSEGNNGYPEHMIFDPQYPGWYYDTIAQEWRSLETYNSTIQSSSLGLENGHASANTFSPNDNSLYSEYSQTDNYGIQGIDSQPVDGSWSGLYGTNHQQGFDMYTTGSVTTRGDNITSGGNQQINHSYGSSISANKDQQNTSSSFGSVALYNRVNHDLGLANGTFEPQSFGPTGDTVQQFNYSTTKFGEQKVFSNDFTENKKPFSYSPQSIHGEHQYSHAPQVGRSSAGRPSHALVTFGFGGKLIIMKDPNLLSSSYGRQDSVQGSISVLNLIEVVTGNMDSLSIGNNTSNYFRALSQQSFPGPLVGGSVGNKELYKWLDERITHCESPDMDYKKGERLRLLLSLLKIGCQHYGKLRSAFGTGTILKENATPESAVAKLFASAKTSGTEFPQYGMPSHCLQNLPSEGQMRAMASEVQNLLVSGKKKEALQCAQEGQLWGPALVLASQLGEQFYVDTVKQMALRQLVAGSPLRTLCLLIAGQPAEVFSTDTSISGHPGASNMAQQSPQVGSNGMLDDWEENLAVITANRTKDDELVIIHLGDCLWKERSEITAAHICYLVAEANFESYSDSARLCLIGADHWKCPRTYASPEAIQRTELYEYSKVVGNSQFTLHPFQPYKLIYAFMLAEVGKVSDSLKYCQALLKSLKTGRAPEVESWKQLALSLEERIRIHQQGGYAANLAPAKLVGKLLNFFDSTAHRVVGSLPPPAPSSSQGTVHGSEQQFKNMAPRVSSSQSTMSLAPSASMEPISEWTADNNRMAKPNRSVSEPDFGRTPRQETMSPDAQGKAQASGGTSRFSRFGFGSQLLQKTVGLVLKPRSGRQAKLGEKNKFYYDEKLKRWVEEGAELPAEEAAALPPPPTTAAFQNGSAEYNLRSALKTESSPPIEGSNIRTSSPELSPGMPPIPPSANQFSARGRLGVRSRYVDTFNQGGGTSANLFQFPSVPSVKPAVAANAKFFVPTPAPSNEQTMEAIAESKQEDSATNECSYQSPKSSTTIQRFPSLGNISNQGATDGNNSHLPHSRRTASWSGSFNDSFTPRKMGNIKPLGESLGMPPSRFLPDESLMRTHVKSSSYGEDLQEVEL; this is translated from the exons ATGGCTTCGAATCCTCCATTTCACATGGAGGATCAGACAGATGAGGATTTCTTTGATAAACTTGTTGAGGATGATATGGAGCCTGTAAAGTCTGGCCATGATGAAGGGGATGATTCCGATGAGGCTAAAGCATTTGCAAATCTGGGAATCAATGATGTTGATGCTGCTGAGAGTGGTATTGAAGTCAAAGGGGAATATGGTACTGTGGAATCCGATGCAGGACTTGAACAGGAGGGGAATTTGTTGCCCTCCTCTAGTTCAGTTGGGTTTGATAATAAGGTGGGTCCTGGTGAGGATGGGATTGGGGTGGGATCAGAAGTCACGTCCGCTTCAGCTGTAGGCACGAGCGATAAAGTCAGTAGTTCTGAGGTTAAGGAGGTGGGTTGGAATTCTTTTCATGCTGATTTGAATGGAGGCGGCGGGTTTGGATCATATTCTGACTTTTTCAGTGAGTTGGGAGATCAGTCTGGGGATTTTCTGGGGAATGTGTATGATAATTTAAGTAGTGAGGTGAAGCCTGGTAATGAAGTTCAAAACGATGGCTCAAATGCCTTAAGTAATTATGTGCAATATCATGAGGGTCAAGGTTATGATGGATCTTTAGAAAGCCACACAAACAGGCTAGGTGATGGGTTAAATGCTTCAGCTAATCATGTACAATATCAAGAGGGTGAAACTTATGTTGCATCTTCAGAAGAACACCCAAATGGACAAGATCTGAGTAGTAGTCAGTATTGGGAGGATCTTTATCCTGGCTGGAAGTATGACCACAACACTGGGCAATGGTATCAAATAGATGGCTATATTGTAACTTCCACTACTCAGCAAAGCTCTGAAGCCAATACAGCTGCGGATTTGAGTGCTGCTTCTGATGGGAAAACAGAGATCTCTTACATGCAGCAAACTGCTCAATCTGTTGCAGGAACTTTAGCTGAATCCGGCACAACTAAAAATGTATCTAGCTGGAGTCAGGTTTCAGAAGGGAATAATGGGTATCCAGAGCATATGATTTTTGATCCTCAGTATCCTGGTTGGTATTATGACACAATTGCCCAAGAATGGCGTTCATTGGAAACTTACAATTCAACCATCCAGTCTTCTAGTCTTGGACTTGAAAATGGGCATGCTTCTGCCAATACTTTCTCGCCCAATGATAATAGTTTGTATAGCGAATACAGCCAAACTGATAATTATGGAATACAGGGAATTGATAGTCAGCCTGTAGATGGCAGCTGGAGTGGTTTGTATGGCACTAACCATCAGCAGGGTTTTGACATGTACACAACTGGGTCTGTCACTACTAGAGGGGATAATATAACTTCGGGTGGCAACCAACAAATTAATCATTCTTATGGTTCAAGTATTTCTGCAAACAAAGATCAACAAAATACTTCTAGTTCTTTTGGATCTGTTGCATTGTACAATAGAGTAAACCATGATCTTGGTTTGGCTAATGGAACTTTTGAACCACAAAGCTTTGGCCCTACTGGGGACACTGTTCAACAGTTTAATTATTCAACCACAAAGTTCGGGGAGCAAAAAgtattttcaaatgattttactgaaaataaaaaaccctTTAGTTATTCtccacaatcaattcatggtgAGCATCAGTACTCACATGCCCCTCAGGTTGGGAGATCATCAGCTGGGCGTCCTTCTCATGCCCTGGTAACTTTTGGATTTGGGGGGAAACTCATCATAATGAAAGATCCTAATCTTTTGAGCTCATCATATGGACGCCAG GATTCTGTACAAGGTTCCATTTCTGTGTTGAACTTGATTGAAGTTGTCACGGGAAATATGGATTCTTTGAGCATCGGAAATAATACCAGTAATTATTTCCGTGCTCTGAGCCAGCAATCATTCCCAGGTCCGTTGGTTGGCGGTAGTGTTGGAAATAAGGAACTGTACAAATGGTTAGATGAGAGGATTACACACTGCGAATCACCTGACATGGATTATAAGAAAGGTGAAAGGTTGAGACTCCTTCTTTCCTTGCTTAAAATAGGTTGCCAACATTATGGAAAGCTACGTTCTGCTTTTGGTACAGGCACCATACTAAAA GAAAATGCTACTCCTGAGTCAGCAGTTGCAAAACTTTTTGCATCAGCCAAGACGAGTGGCACAGAGTTCCCTCAATATGGGATGCCAAGCCACTGCTTGCAAAATTTGCCTTCTGAAGGACAAATGAGG gCAATGGCTTCTGAGGTTCAAAATCTTCTTGTCTCTGGGAAAAAGAAGGAGGCTTTACAATGTGCACAAGAAGGACAATTGTGGGGACCTGCACTTGTTCTGGCTTCACAACTTGGCGAACAG TTCTATGTTGATACAGTGAAGCAAATGGCACTTCGCCAGCTGGTTGCAGGGTCACCTTTGCGCACTTTATGCCTTCTAATTGCTGGGCAACCTGCTGAAGTTTTCTCTACTGATACCTCAATTAGTGGGCATCCTGGTGCTTCTAATATGGCTCAGCAGTCTCCTCAG GTTGGATCCAACGGCATGCTTGATGATTGGGAGGAGAATCTGGCTGTAATAACTGCAAACAGAACCAAAGATGATGAACTTGTAATTATTCACCTAGGTGATTGCTTGTGGAAGGAAAGAAGTGAG ATTACTGCCGCACACATCTGCTATTTAGTTGCTGAAGCAAACTTTGAGTCATACTCAGATAGCGCAAGACTCTGTCTAATTGGAGCAGATCACTGGAAATGTCCTCGAACTTATGCTAGTCCAGAGGCTATCCAG AGGACCGAGTTATATGAATATTCAAAGGTGGTTGGAAACTCTCAGTTTACTTTGCATCCATTTCAGCCATATAAGCTTATATATGCATTTATGCTAGCTGAAGTGGGGAAGGTTTCAGACTCACTGAA GTACTGCCAAGCACTACTGAAATCCTTGAAAACTGGCCGTGCTCCAGAAGTAGAGTCATGGAAGCAGTTAGCACTATCTCTTGAGGAGAGGATTAGAATTCACCAACAG GGTGGATATGCTGCAAATTTAGCTCCTGCAAAATTAGTTGGCAAATTGCTCAACTTTTTTGATAGCACTGCACATCGAGTTGTTGGTAGTTTACCACCGCCTGCTCCTTCGTCATCACAAGGAACTGTTCATGGAAGTGAACAACAATTCAAAAATATGGCACCCAGAGTATCCTCTAGCCAATCAACAATGTCTTTGGCTCCATCTGCTTCAATGGAACCTATTAGTGAGTGGACAGCTGACAATAATAGAATGGCAAAGCCTAATAGAAGTGTTTCTGAGCCAGATTTTGGTAGAACCCCAAGACAG GAAACGATGTCACCTGATGCACAAGGAAAAGCACAGGCATCAGGAGGTACATCTCGCTTTTCCCGCTTTGGTTTTGGCTCACAACTTTTGCAAAAGACGGTAGGGCTAGTCTTGAAGCCTCGCTCTGGTAGACAg GCTAAATTGGGTGAGAAAAACAAGTTCTATTATGATGAGAAGCTGAAGAGATGGGTGGAAGAAGGTGCTGAACTTCCAGCTGAAGAAGCTGCTGCTCTGCCACCGCCTCCAACAACTGCTGCTTTCCAGAATGGTTCAGCTGAATACAACTTGAGATCTGCATTGAAGACTGAAAGTTCACCTCCTATTGAGGGCTCTAACATAAGAACTTCTAGCCCTGAACTTAGTCCAGGGATGCCACCGATACCACCCAGCGCAAATCAATTCTCAGCCCGGGGTCGTTTGGGTGTTCGATCAAG GTATGTTGACACCTTTAACCAAGGTGGTGGAACCTCTGCAAACTTGTTTCAGTTCCCTTCTGTTCCATCTGTGAAACCAGCTGTTGCTGCCAATGCGAAGTTTTTCGTTCCTACTCCCGCACCATCAAATGAGCAGACAATGGAGGCTATAGCAGAAAGCAAGCAAGAAGATAGTGCAACAAATGAGTGTTCATACCAATCCCCTAAATCATCAACGACCATACAAAGGTTTCCAAGTTTGGGTAACATCTCAAACCAGGGAGCAACAGATGGAAATAACTCTCATTTACCTCATTCACGCCGAACAGCTTCATGGAGTGGGAGTTTTAATGATTCATTTACCCCTCGAAAAATGGGCAATATTAAACCTTTAGGGGAATCTTTGGGCATGCCCCCGTCTAGATTTTTGCCTGATGAATCTTTAATGCGTACACATGTGAAAAGTAGCAGTTATGGAGAAGATCTTCAAGAGGTTGAACTTTGA
- the LOC100306279 gene encoding 40S ribosomal protein S30: MGKVHGSLARAGKVRGQTPKVAKQDKKKKPRGRAHKRMQYNRRFVTAVVGFGKKRGPNSSEK, from the exons ATGG GTAAGGTTCATGGATCACTTGCACGTGCTGGTAAGGTTAGAGGGCAAACCCCGAAGGTGGCCAAGCaggataagaagaagaagccacGTGGCCGCGCCCACAAGAGGATGCAGTACAATCGCCGATTCGTCACCGCCG TGGTGGGATTCGGCAAGAAGAGGGGACCCAACTCGTCTGAGAAGTGA